The nucleotide sequence ACCACCGGTGCGATGACGAAGGCCGGGATCGAGCCACTGGGCCGCCGCGGAATCGTCGGGCCTGCCGTGCTCGTCGACATGGCCGCCCACCGGCGGGTCGAATCGCTGGCCAGAGCCGAGACATTTGATCACCACGACGTTCTGGCTGCGGCCCGGGCCCAAGGGGTGACGATCGGACGACGCGCCGTCCTGCTGCTCCGCACCGGCTGGCACGCGGCCCTGCGTGCGGGTCGCGAACGAATCACCGACGACTACTGGGAGCCCGGGCTGACCTTCTCACCCGAGCTCGTGCAATGGTTCCACCAGCTGGACATCACCTGCCTGGTGACGGACACCCTCGGCAACGAGACCACCCGTGATCCGCGGTCCGGCGCCTTCTACCCGCTGCACGCCGCCCTGATGCGAGGGTTGGGTGTCGTGTTCACCGAGGCTGCCTGGTTGGAGGACCTGGCCCAGGACTGTCATCGCGACGGGGTGTGGGAGTTCTTCTACGCTGCGGCGCCGATCCCCCTGATCGGCGGGTCCGGGGCCGCGACCAATCCGGTGGTGGTCAAATAGCGGCGACGCGAGACCGGTTGCCCGACTGGGCATCAGCCCTTGACGGCACCGAAGGTGAAGCCGCGCACCACGTGTCGCTGGACCGCGATGGTGAACAGGATGATCGGGATGGCGACCATGGTGGCCGCGGCGTAGAGCTTGCCCCAGTTGATCCCACGATCGCTGATCAGGGTGGCCACGATACCGGCCGGCGCCGTGCGGTTGTCGGTGGTCAGCAGCACCGCGAACAGCAGCTCGTTCCACGCCGAGATGACGGTGAAGATGGCGGCGGCCGCGATACCGGATCGGACCACCGGGAGCATGACCCGCAGCAGGATGCGGCCGTCCCCGGCGCCGTCCACCAGCGCCGACTCCCTGAGCTCCCTGGGCACCTGCGCCATGAAACCCCTGACGAGCCACACCGTGAACGGGATGTTCATCGCCGTGTAGGTCAGGATCAGGGCGATCGGATTGTCCAGCAGATGCAGATCGTTCCAGAGCTGGAACAACGGCACCAGCAGGACCACCGGAGGCAGCATCGACGCCAGCAGGATCAGGATGAGCCAGAAGTTCGGCCGCCGGACCCGCATGAAGGTCAGCGCGTAGCTGGCCGGCACGCTGACGATGATCGTCAGCAGCACGGTCGAGATGGTCACCGTCAGACTGACCATCAGGTAGTGCCCGAACTGGGTGCCGCTGCTGGTGGAGAACAGGTCCCGGTAGTTCTGCAGCGACGGCGTGAACAGCCAGGCGGGGGGGATGGCGAACACCTGGGCCGAGGGTTTGATCGACTGCAGCAGCATCCACACCACCGGCGCCAGACTGACCAGTACCCAGAGGATGACGATTCCGTAGACGAGCGTCTGACTCCGGCGAGATCTTCTCACCGCCATGGCTTCTCCTGTTCGATGGTGGACGGCCCGGTCGGAGCGGGGATCACGTCCGCTGCGATCTCATGACCCGGATGAGCGAGAAACTGACCAGGAGCGTCAACAGCATGAAGACGGCGGCCTCGGTCGCGGCGTAGCTCGTGTACTGACCGACGTCCGCGTCGTTGTAGATCTGCATGGCCACCACATTGGTGGCATTGCCCGGACCGCCGTTGGTCAACGTGTAGACCGTGTCGAAGGTCCGGAACAGGTCGATGACGCGGAAGAGCACGGTGACCAGGATCAGCGGTACCAGCATCGGGATCTGGATGTAGCGCAACTTGCTCCACCCGCCGGCCCCGTCCAGTTCGGCGGCTTCGATGACCTCGGGGGAGAGCGCCACCAGACCGGCGGAGAGCACCAGGACGAAAAACGGT is from Nakamurella sp. PAMC28650 and encodes:
- a CDS encoding cyclase family protein; amino-acid sequence: MNGGTEPPSQLTEILAGVQTNWGRWGPDDEIGALNLLDTGQVLRAAALIRQGRALTLGAPVGENDPVLPGRTPPQRRNLTDDAAFRAGRRTRLAGGLAWTEDLLTAHAQFGTHTDALGHMWLGDQLWNGHPASSTTGAMTKAGIEPLGRRGIVGPAVLVDMAAHRRVESLARAETFDHHDVLAAARAQGVTIGRRAVLLLRTGWHAALRAGRERITDDYWEPGLTFSPELVQWFHQLDITCLVTDTLGNETTRDPRSGAFYPLHAALMRGLGVVFTEAAWLEDLAQDCHRDGVWEFFYAAAPIPLIGGSGAATNPVVVK
- a CDS encoding carbohydrate ABC transporter permease, with product MRRSRRSQTLVYGIVILWVLVSLAPVVWMLLQSIKPSAQVFAIPPAWLFTPSLQNYRDLFSTSSGTQFGHYLMVSLTVTISTVLLTIIVSVPASYALTFMRVRRPNFWLILILLASMLPPVVLLVPLFQLWNDLHLLDNPIALILTYTAMNIPFTVWLVRGFMAQVPRELRESALVDGAGDGRILLRVMLPVVRSGIAAAAIFTVISAWNELLFAVLLTTDNRTAPAGIVATLISDRGINWGKLYAAATMVAIPIILFTIAVQRHVVRGFTFGAVKG